GTCCGTGGTTGCCACCAAATTGGTAATGCAGGAATTATAGCCATTGCAAGATGGTGCCTTCAACTCAATTACCTAAATGTAAGCCTTCTCCAGGTAAGTCCTCTCTATTGCTccttacatattattttttttacaccCTTTTAGGTTTGGATCTGAAACAAGCCAATTCAGTTTGGTATTTGGCATGATTAATCCAAATTCTGTCAAACAGCAACTTGGTTCGAGTTTGGCTCAAATCCCTCTCTAGCGAGATTGTTTATCCAGTTGCTCATTCTATTCATCTTATTGGTGACACTTTTCATCCGTTGATGATCTTGTGACGACACATCGAGTAGCTCAAACTTGAACTGGTCATTATGTATTCAAGCTGGCCCGCCCttaattttgttcatatttgACAGAATTTGGGAGATATGGCAGTGGCAGAGTTAAGAGAAGGTTGTCCATTACTCAAGGACACAGTGTTATCGCGCTGCCATCAAATCACAGACTTAGGTTTGGCCCATCTTGTTAAAAACTGTACAATGCTTGAATCATGTCACATCTTTAATTGCCCGGGGATTACCGCAGTTGGAGTTGCCACTGTGGTCCGCAGTTGCATCAACATAAAAGAGGTGATGGTTGATGAATGGAAGGTAAGCCAGAGGACCCAAAGGAGGGCCAGTTCAGTTATCGTGTACCTCTGTGGACAGTTTCCATGAATAAATTTCAGTCTCCAACAGTGTTTTCAGACTCGAGCATTGACCTGATTAAAGTGTCAATCCAGGTCTTGATTGGTCAGTTGGATTTATacgttaatattttaaaataggtTTAGAGCTCGTTTTATTTTTCGTTGTATGAGTTTATGAACACATAACTAATGCATTACATAGCTCACCAAACTATGATTATAATCAACTTGACAATCTTTAATCTTTGCCGTTGCAGATCCAATCTTAAATGAGATATTCTATgtagttttttgtttattaatccAAGTTTTAGCCTCAATACGTCGTTCATCAGtcgattttgaatcaattttttttattttaattgattttgagttagacttttttttttttaattttaatttagattgaatttatcCTTAATTATAAATGTTGATAGAATTACTTAAATAAATGTAAGAGTGGAGGGGCTTCGTACAAAATTTCTGGtgagtttagggtttagggcgAATTGAAGTTTCATATAATTAATCTCTAGTTTAACTCGAGAGTAATGTCTCATCAACGTCGATACATTAGTTctcattttgtttgttatttttctttttttctagtgatttttctcttattttaggataattatttttctttttcagtattaatgaatatttaatataaataaatcgaatttaaatttaaattaattattttaaattttaactgaatttaaattaatttttattcaaatttaatttgacccTTATGTAGCCATGGTACAAGAGACTCATTAGTGTCCACTGTCCAGTAATTTGCAAGGCAAAATAAGAATGCGCGTATGTATGcgaagaaaataaatatgtgCGCGTGCAAGAATGGATGGCGGCTAGAGCCACTTGGGCAAATGCAAATGTCGCCCAACAAAGGACACGGTGCGAACTTTATGCTTCACAGAAGATAAAAAAGGAGCATTTTGTGCCATCAAGTTAGGGCACATCTTGGATGATGTGTGGTTGCGTAGGGCCAGCCACAGCGGTTGTCGGGGACAGGGCACATTCAAATGATCAGTGGGGCCAATCATGGGGGCTTTAAACTAGGCTTCCAtgattaattattgttattattagatTTACAGTTGGGGAAGAAGAGGAAGGCTGAAGAACGAAGAAATTAAAATCCATTTACTCGTAATaatagtttgagtgataaaaataaaaacactcaaataatatgatagatatgaatttaaaattaaattttaaacttactTAGTGCAgttataaatgtatttattaaacTCGGAATTTTACTTAGTATTATTAGTTTAAGCTTGAttcgattaaaaaaataacttctaATTAGACACGAAAAGTTTGGTCCAACTTAAGTAATGGTTactcgttaaaaaaaaaaattaaaatctttcttTTTGGCCATTCAAATTATccaagttatataaataataataattaaaattttagatacaAGACATTTCGTTTTGAGACTTTTTAAGAAAGATATaaccattttaaaattgaatcggATTTGATCGATCAATTTGGGTCGATATCTACAATGTAATTAGTCATTAGATAAGAtcaatctataattaaattgaacaaaTTATATCAAGTTAATTTGGTCAAACCATCTTGTTGATATCAAGTTAAACTGATtattttgaattcgaattgagttagAGTCTGCCCCTTGTTTGGACTTGGTTTGGCACAAATCCGAGGCtcactttgaaaaaaaaaatgaaatcgaTATAATGCCCTCTACATTACGTGAAATTGCATAGAGAATAAGAATGATGCAGAATGCTTTTGTTTATCTGCCACGCTTGATCCCTTTTGTATTTTGCTTGCAAACTTGcataataattatcattatttttaccCTATAATATTGATGGTATTTGGGCACGTCTACCATTTTCCTCATTAACACATGCCCTCTTTGCCATCCATGGACACACCTGTCCCTGTTCACTTCTCCAATTTCTTCTTATCTTGACCACTTTGTTTACAAGGCGTAATGCGTACGGTTCCagtgatataataatttatcaatagtATTGTTTATTGTAACAAGAAAGGTGAATAAACAGAATCGTAAGTCATACTAAACCTAATTCGATGTAACTCATTGTGCATATAAACAATGTCATATCATAGCCTCTTAAATGGTTGGTCTTATAAGTTGTGTCAACCCATGACATGATAGGCCCAAGGCTCCCAGTAGTATTTATTTAGGCTTTTTAATGTATCGACTCATcatattacatatttatttatttttaattgtttttaattatttttgtagtCCGTGTCAGATCAACTCATGAGCCTATCCTTAAGGCATCCAGCATGGCCTATGAACCTTGCACAACTCGTAATATTGTGGGTCATGCCTTGTAGGCCATGCCTTTTTATGGGACATGAGTTATGTCACATATCAACGCATCTTTTTTGATATGTCTGTAAATGATAAGATATTGAAATGATAATGAATGTAATCTTGTTTTTGGATGAACCTGTATAAATCACATATGTTTTCTCTTTGTGTTTATATTGGTTTGAatgtaattgtttgttttattgattccaCACACTTTCTATTTCATTCACCATTTCTTCATAATTAGGGGTGTAATCGACCGTAGCTAGTTTTTGTAATGTTTGATTAAAGTTCGGCTCAATTACCTTAAGGCAAAGGCTAAGCTCACCAAGCTGGTGAGATCTCAATTCGAGCTCAAGACATGATTGATTGACTCGAgtttaactgaaaaaattacatttaaacaccattaatattatatttatcaattattttatatatccaAAGTCAAAACCTATTAAGTGTaggatttaaattgtttagcgtcgtttagatattttatttaagtcaaactatAACTTACAAATTCACAGAATCAACCAtcattaaactcaaactcaactaaAAAGTCGAACTCAAatagtttgagctcaaactagACTTCCGAGTTAAGTCGAAGCCCGGGCTTTACACTTGTATCATAATCTTTGAGTTCTGATTTCTCATACCCAAGCTAATGATACATTGTTTCATGCATCCACAGACAATTATTCTTCAGTTTATGATTatgtttgtttaaaatttaactcTCATGCCATGGAAATGACTTTGACCCATTGTCTTGGtccaatattattttgaaacaaTGATGAGATGTTCTTAGTTCCAATTAATGGGCCATGTTCCTATTGTATTTTTCTCTgcttcatttaatataaattttaattgaattaaaatcatataaaaaaccttaattttaaaataatttattacataAATGGGTTAATAAAACACAAGATAAATCaacccatttaaaaaataaatcttgttGTGTCAAAACATGATCCAAATTAACCCATCCAAAAAACGgataatgtcattttaaaaCACGACCATATTTAACTCGTTTGacttattttgttataaaaaagcatattttattaaaacaaaattgttttattacAACTTCACTAAATTTTCATGTAAAGTAATTTTAGAGGTCAATACGAAcacaacttaaattaaaattcatataaaaaaatcattaaaaacctaattttttatgtgtTATGTTGTGTAAAATTACGTGATCGTATTGAAAAGGTCAACTCAATTCCactaatttgttaaaaataaccCTAAAAGTTTCTCAATGATTTGATGATTCCTCACTAATTCACAGTTTGTTGGCTAATCCCATTATTTATTTGACtggttaaaactttttattcatTAACCCTGTTGGTAAAAGGGGCtgcatattctattatattttcaaagcCAATAGTGATGGGTAACAGAAAAAATTGGTAATTGGAGGGGAGAAAGATGGCAGTTGAGTTTGGCAGCGTTACTTGTGGTGATAGATACGaaacaaaccaaatttaaatattttttaatttaagttttattctaataaaaaataaattaatttgaatttgttgaatttaagttaaaagaagTTTGATTTTGGCTCAATGAAGTTtgaaatttagtttgaatttatagtttaaatttatagcgTAGATTTGtgactcaaattcatgatttattaacaaaacgatatcattttgataattatttgatatgatttaaattaaatatcgaATTAagcttgaattgaattaaattgagttaTCTTTTTGGCTCTAAAAGATGGATTGAGTCGAAATCTCTATAACtcgagtttggtttggtttcaaTAAATGAGTCGACTCTCTCGATATGAGCTCAACTTAAGTTTAACCTAagcaaattcaagttaaattaaataaaatcgaATAGATTTTTAAGACTAAACTAACTCAATTTAGGTTTAACTCTAATTTTATGGGTGAATTTAAGTCaagttaaaataagttaaactcaaattgaaaaatgagttTGAGGCTTCATCACCCACGCTCTTCTTCTTCGACAATTATTCTACTGTTTTTTCTAATGACTTTTCACCTTCTCTAACATCGGGTATTTACCATTCACACTGACTTGAACTAGTTATTTCAGATTCAAGTTGAGGTTTTGATTCAAAGCCGTCTTCGGTCAGCCATGGACAGAAGAAGATTAAATGGAAGCATGCGCGTGGGCATAAAATCGGATTATAGTGCCTGTTCCTGTCTGATGAAACACATATTCTGAGATTTCTCAATCTCAAACCTAAACAtatatcatcatcttcttcacttCATTTTGCCTGCAATCATGCTTCTTGGTTGCCCCACCCGCATGCCCCCCCTGGCctccatctctctctctcaacaCCCACCTATAAATTCCATTGAACCTTCCATTCTCTCTCTCAACTTCCACCTTCCACCTTCCCAGCCCATCTTACATTTTCCTTCAAGTTTTCTATGGCTGTTTCTGGTTTTGAGGGTTTTGAGAAGCGCCTGGAGCTTCATTTCTCCGGTGATGATGACCCTTTGGTGCTTCACATGGGCCTTCGGCTGCTTGATTTTCAGTCTATTCAACAAGTTCTTGATGCTGTGCAATGCAATGTAATTTCTGCAATTGGAAACCAGTATTTTGACGCCTATGTGTTATCAGAATCAAGCCTTTTTGTCTACCCTACAAAGCTCATTATAAAGACCTGTGGCACAACCCAGCTTCTGAAATCTGTGCCGCCATTGATGAGCTTTGCTCGTGATTTAGGCCTCAGTTTATGCGCCTGTAGGTACACCAGAGGTAGCTTCATCTTCCCCAAAGCTCAGCCTTTTCCTCACACGAGCTTCAAAGAAGAAGTCTTTTACTTGGAACAAAATCTCCCCGTCAATCTTTGTTACAGAAAAGCCTCCGTTTTGCCCTCCAAAATGGCCGCCCATTCTTGGCATGTCTTCGCCGCCACTACTGACCGGACTTATGAGCTCGTTCCAGGTGAAGTTACTgttaaataaagtaaattttgGTCTTATTCGATCTTATTTTGGTTTGATCGTTCTGaattattgtatattattttcaggatattgattttatttcatattacattataatattatatgcttTACAACATTTCTTCGATAAAATTGACACGGCTCACAACTCAATTCACAATTTTCCAGTTACATTCACCATGGAGATTTGCATGACGGAGCTCGACCGTGTCCAGGCTCGGAAATTCTTCAGGCGAGCCAATGACGGAAAAAACGGCGACATGGCCGGCGGAGAAATGACCCAACTTACAGGCATCAACGACATCAATCCAAGCGCCATTATTTGCGATTTCGCTTTCGACCCATGTGGCTACTCAATGAACGGCGTTGATGGTGATCGTTACTCCACCGTCCACGTCACCCCGGAAGACGGTTACAGCTACGCTAGCTTCGAATGCGTGGGGGCGATTTACGACGATCACCATGACAATATAGACAAGATGTTGAAGAAAGTGGTACAAGTTTTCAAGCCTGCAACTTTCTCTGTGTCCACAACATGCAGTATCGACCATGATGTGTGGACCCACGTAGCTCATGCAGTAGAGCCACTAGGTTGGAAATGCCGGAGTTGTGTAATGGACAAGTTTCCAGCGGCCGGAAGTGTCGTGTTTCAGACGTTCACGGTGGGTCGCCGGaagttgaagatgaaaaaataaatatttagtgCCCGGGGGCGGGGCAGAGCGCGACTAGGGTTTAATTTGACAACAATACTTAAATGTgctaaacttttaaatttccttattaaaaagattaaatttctaTTGAAGTTACCTGATTaaatactttatttataaaatgagcaattttaattgtatttattcggtaacttcaataaaaaaattttgtttattttataaaaaaatatgaaaatttggtttctttaatagaaaaatcaaagagtttgatattttttaacttattgtGTAATGGTTCAGAGATTATTGGAATCAAAGTGTTTTGAagtttatatatcaatttttttttaattaatttctttttttaattttccccattaattaattattaggGTTTGATTTGTCCCTTTGAGTAGAGTTGACCTCAAGCAAGTGTCGGCTTAAGTTTGACACAAATCTATAATATTCAATTCGAATTCTTTTAAGTTAATACACAACATCACTAAAGGATTATTGgagagataaataatattgttgcAAAGATTTTAGTCGAGTTGAAGCTAGACctagatttgagttgagttaagCTTGAACATATGTTAACTTGAGTTCGATTAGAATCTTAAATtgtcaatttaagtttaagttcaaactcaTTCAAACTGGCAAAAGATCTTGTTAGAGGTCACTCACATGATAAATGTTACtaaccaaataaataatattaccttGGGATGAATAGTATTGTTAGAGATAGAttaaaattgaactcaaactcagttatcaaactaaaatttttatttgaatttagtttgatcTGATCTGAGAGTCATCAAGCCATCTATATTACTAAACTactcttttttgtttgtttgctgcGTTGTTACATTTAGGGTTAGACAAATCGGATCGAGCAAGTCAAGTTTGAGATAAAAACTGCACTCATTTCATAAACAAACCAACTTTAAGTTAATCTAAACATTCGAATTTGAgttaacttaaattgaatttagagttaaaatttttccaaGATGAATTTGAGCTTCACTAAAGAAATTTTGaagggttaaaaaaatttttaagtgttttattgatattttataataatacagtaaaaaaaattttaaagtcaaGGGGTTCATTTTCATCCCCCTTCATCACTGGCTGGCTCTTTTGGATTCTAACTAATCTCGAATTGAATCTTATTTAAACTCGAATCTTGATAAAATCGAGTTCAATCTTGTTGAACATAATATAGGCAtagaattataatttcaataaataatatgtacaaaCCTGGGTCTTGAATTTAGGCTAGTGCAATAATTGGTATCAATAAAGAGTAGACATGCATATAATTTGGTgcaatcaaaataattatttaaaaattatagtataGTTTAATTCggtttataaaatagtttaatttgggttaaaaaaattttaaattattattttttagtgtaGGGTTATAATTTAaacgaatatatatatataaaaaatttggtttttcaaaacttagggttAAAGGGTCTATTCAtccaaccttgggtgggaaatagtaatttAGCCAGGGAAAAAACAAACAACCGATGAAATGGGATAATGGTGTTTGTTTAAGAGAGAAACATTCATTCTGGTTTTGATTTTGAGGGTCTTCTTCTCCAGggaaaaaggggaaaagaaagagagagaaaattgtaAAAGAACCCTCCAGTCGTATCAAATTTCCAAGACAATGAAGATCACCTTCTCTCTTCTATCTTCGTGATAATGTCTTCTTTTATATAGGTGAATAAATGAAGAAATTGGGGTCTGTGTTTTTCCGTTTGTTATGAATGATTGATTATGATGAATGTTTTTGACGAATCTCCTCACACGTTCTCACTTGACTGTGTCTCATTGTGCGCGTTTTCTTGGGACAAATAACCCAGACAGCCATCCACATACATCGATTCTCAATATGTTGTCTCTCTTTGTCTCTGGAAGAAACCAATTCCCATTTTCGTTTAtagggttttctttctttttcttcaaatctttgcTTCCTTTTTATTGACCCATGAAGATCTTGTTTTGTGCCCTGAAAGGCTGCAATTTTTCTGTGTTTTTGTGCAGAGACAAATAACCCATATCGATTCTCAGTGTCTTCTGTctctttttgtttataggactttctttctttctttctatttttttatcgAATCTTTTCCCAGTGGTGTGTTCTTTTTTGAGCCTTGAATGAAGATCTTGTTTATGCACTGAAAGGGTACagtttttctttgaaaattccACGACaggttttctttttatctctttgttTGTGAACAAGAACAACAGAAGAATACAAATCGAGAAGAAGCTGTTTCGTAATCAGACCAAAAATGTCCCAAACTTGTGCTTCAATTTGAGGCTTGATTTGGGACCTTGGATGCTCATATAATCTTTGGTTCTTAATTGGGTTTCTTTTGTTCTTTGTGTAATTGTTTCATAATCAGACGAAAATGTCCCAAACTTTTGCTTCGATCTGAGGCTGGATTTGGGACCTTGCATTCTCTTCTAATCTGGAACCCGATGGAGTTTTAGTTTAATCGTTCAAGAAACCAAATTCTCTAGAAGCACAAAATTGCTCTTTCCATGTTCTAGGGTTTTGATTTCGTTCGTTGTTTAATATGGGTTATTCATGTCATTGCCGTGTTAACAGCTACAAATTTGATATCAAAGAATTCCTTTTTGGCCATATTCACCCAGAATTGCTCGTCTTCTTCATCAGCCATGAGGTTCCGATCATTTTTAGTTTctattaagaattttttcaaacttctttTCAGCTCATTTATTTCTCTGTTATATCTTCCGATTTCTTTTGCCAAAAAGATGGGTTGTGTTCATGGAAAGTGTTGCTGTCGCAGCCCATCATCTTCTAATGGTAATTCTTGTCCTGAGGTGAGTCCAAACGGTTTCCATAGCAAGCGTTTGATTGCACAAAGAACACTAGAGTCTGTTCTTGTTCCTTCACATAACTACAAATTACAGTACTCTTCTTTGACAAAACGTGGGTACTATCCGGACTCGCCTGGGAAGCAAAACCAAGACAGTTTCTGCATCAAAACGCAAGTTCAGGGTAACCCAAACGTTCATTTCTTTGGTGTATTTGATGGGCATGGTCAATATGGCACTCAATGTGCAAATTTTGTTCAGCAAAAAATGATTGAGGTCCTGGAAAATGAACCCTTGTTGTTGGATGATCCTATTAAAGCTTATAATGCAGCATTTCAAACAGTAAATAACGAGTTACATATGAGTGAAATTGATGATACAATGAGTGGTACTACCGCAATTACAGTTCTTCTTATTGGGGATAAAATATATGTTGCTAATGTGGGTGATTCGAGGGCAGTGATTGCCATCAAAGATGGAAATAGAATTGTTGCTGAAAGCTTGTCTGATGATCAAACGCCATTTAGGAAAGATGAATGTGAGAGAGTGAAGCTTTGTGGGGCAAGGGTTCTGAGTGTTGATCAGGTGGAAGGGCTTAAGGATCCAAATATTCAGACGTGGGGTGATGAAGAGAGCCAAGGGAGTGATCCTCCTAGGTTGTGGGTTCAGAACGCGATGTATCCAGGAACAGCATTTACACGAAGTGTTGGAGATAGTGCTGCTGAGATGATTGGTGTGGTTGCAGTTCCTGAGGTTGCAGTGGTTCAACTTTCTTCCAATCATTCATTCTTTGTTGTTGCTAGTGATGGAATTTTTGAGTTCCTTTCAAGCCAAGCTGTTGTCGATATGGTATGATACATAATATCTAGGAGCCTGATCATACTCATTTATGTCTTGTGTTTTTTGGTTTAACTTTTTGCTATTGAATTCTgcatgattgaatgatttttgtTATAGTGAAACTTTCAATTTATTGAGGATTGTATTGTCTGCTATGAAACGCAATATTCTAATGAAATCTTGTCAGGTGAATGTATGTAATTGTTGAACTCTATAATTGACTTCATTGCACTCAATGCATGGTTTGGCATGTGTTTTTGTTGGTCATGTTTTATTAAGCCATATTCGGCTTTAATGTCACTGTCAGCACTCAGACAATATGAATGCATACTTGCTGACAGATTGtgtgaaataaaatttcaaaatcatgcaaacaagagagaaaaaaatatatatgatgagATTCTGATTGATCTATTTGGTATGTGCAGAAGCTCaagtgtgtgtgtttttttttttttaaactttagagttGTTCATGCCTTTGTTGTTGGTATATTGACCCTTTTTCCTTGCTGTCATGAGTCTTTTCTGCCAATGAATTGTTTTGCATCTTATGTTGCTCATATTGTGATAGCCATAATTCCAGTAACAGAAATCATGCCATAttaaaactatgcatacaatTTTGTTCATTGACTgctaattatgttttatatgcaCATGTGCATGTTAGGGGCATTAGATGTTCATGATAGGTGGAAACATTAAATAGCATTTGAGAGATTAAATATATAAGCAGAAAATGGATAGATCTattcaaagtttttttctttttcatttttggttaCTGTTATAGCCCAATTCCATACGTAGCATCGCACTGGCTTACTTTGAAAGGCATTTGTGAGATTGGAGATATTAGCAGAAATCGATAACtctatataattttgttttatctttattctttctttttttttaaatttggttacTGTTGAACTGACTTGTTGTGAAGTTCAAAATCAatgcatttgttttttttttttaatagttccTAAAGTAATGAATTTCTGAGGAATATGGTATACCTCTCAAGATGAGAGAATAGGTGCACAAGCGTTCCAAGTTGTTCTAGACTCTAGTTGATTCTTTTCATTCAAGCTTATTTCAACACTCAAAAACATTCTGCACGTACCCTTCTTGATAAGGAATCAAAGTAGGTGGGAACAGAGTATTTACCTTAGGTGTTTctgtttattttctattaatgcATTTTCAATCTTGAGTGTTTCAGGTCTCACTTTAACTACAGCAATGTCTACTCCTGCTGCTGTTTTCAGGATTCATTAGCCTCTTCCATTTAAGTAGACAAGGGTTCCATAGGCTAGCCTATTCGTTTTCAGTTCTATTCTTATTTGGAATTTCCTTGAAATAGTCGAGTGGAATGAGCATCTTCATAATTTCTGTCATCAGATATGCAATATACTTTGTTCCGCTAGGTTCTTCCTTTTTGTCAACTTTATGGATAATATTTTCGCTGTCTCTGACTCTCTGTCTCTTACACTTTTTTCCTTAATGAATTCTTGAATTGTTGTGTCCTCTCTATCTAAATCtcagtttattttatttctcaatcTCTGAATTGTCATTATTCTTTTCccttaacatttttcttttcattgtgTAGGCGGCAAAGTATACAGATCCTTGGGATGCTTGTTATGCAATTGCTGGAGAATCATATAAACTGTGGTTGGAGCAAGAAAGTCGGACAGATGATATCACAATTATAATTGTCAACATTAAAGACTTTTCTAATGTACGCATGATAAAAAATTTCCTTTGCCTGCCATGTTTTTGAGATCTTGCCATAGGCTAAATCTATTGTACTGATtcattagtaatgaaatatgtgGTGTTTCCTAGGTTGTACAGTTTGTCAGAATCTACTTTGGAGAACTATTTTACAAATTGTACTCGTTTTAATACCTAGTTTAGAGCCATGTATAAGCTATGAATGTAAATGCTTGCTGTCCTTCAGCTAGGAAACTTATCaggaaaattatgaaaaattataattacaataatcATACGAAACGAGAAttaattttaagtgtttttggtttttctttgcTTGTGCAACTTTGCAAGCTGTGAATTTGATGTGTgactcaataatatttattttcactcCCTTGACTGGcttgcaatttttaaaatttctttaaattgCTACAGTCAGGTGATGGTTTGGCTGACACAAGTGGAGACAATCTTAGGCCTTCACTTTTGGAAAATGGGAAGGGCGGTTCTGACATGTTGACTCCTTCACGGTAGAATTTTCTCGATCGGTAAGAAGTGATTTCTCAGACCTTCAGCAGACTGTTTCAATTACTTGAAATCAAGTAATTACTGTTTCATCTCTGACTATTGGAAACATGCATATTTGGTATTTATCTTATGCTTATTTAACCATATATCTATCCTAATTGAAGTAGCTTagcaattttttcttcttccaattCATTGCAGTGACCTGGATTAAAGCCTTTCAGAAGCTGGCTTGGGTGctgtgttttattttattaagtggtatttatctatcttttttattgatatggtTTCTAAAATACAATGTTGGAACCAGCTGGAGAA
Above is a genomic segment from Mangifera indica cultivar Alphonso chromosome 3, CATAS_Mindica_2.1, whole genome shotgun sequence containing:
- the LOC123212478 gene encoding S-adenosylmethionine decarboxylase proenzyme 4-like produces the protein MAVSGFEGFEKRLELHFSGDDDPLVLHMGLRLLDFQSIQQVLDAVQCNVISAIGNQYFDAYVLSESSLFVYPTKLIIKTCGTTQLLKSVPPLMSFARDLGLSLCACRYTRGSFIFPKAQPFPHTSFKEEVFYLEQNLPVNLCYRKASVLPSKMAAHSWHVFAATTDRTYELVPVTFTMEICMTELDRVQARKFFRRANDGKNGDMAGGEMTQLTGINDINPSAIICDFAFDPCGYSMNGVDGDRYSTVHVTPEDGYSYASFECVGAIYDDHHDNIDKMLKKVVQVFKPATFSVSTTCSIDHDVWTHVAHAVEPLGWKCRSCVMDKFPAAGSVVFQTFTVGRRKLKMKK
- the LOC123211872 gene encoding probable protein phosphatase 2C 35 produces the protein MRFRSFLVSIKNFFKLLFSSFISLLYLPISFAKKMGCVHGKCCCRSPSSSNGNSCPEVSPNGFHSKRLIAQRTLESVLVPSHNYKLQYSSLTKRGYYPDSPGKQNQDSFCIKTQVQGNPNVHFFGVFDGHGQYGTQCANFVQQKMIEVLENEPLLLDDPIKAYNAAFQTVNNELHMSEIDDTMSGTTAITVLLIGDKIYVANVGDSRAVIAIKDGNRIVAESLSDDQTPFRKDECERVKLCGARVLSVDQVEGLKDPNIQTWGDEESQGSDPPRLWVQNAMYPGTAFTRSVGDSAAEMIGVVAVPEVAVVQLSSNHSFFVVASDGIFEFLSSQAVVDMAAKYTDPWDACYAIAGESYKLWLEQESRTDDITIIIVNIKDFSNSGDGLADTSGDNLRPSLLENGKGGSDMLTPSR